The Eriocheir sinensis breed Jianghai 21 unplaced genomic scaffold, ASM2467909v1 Scaffold182, whole genome shotgun sequence genome includes the window tatatatatatatatatatatatatatatatatatatatatatatatatatatatatatatatatatatatatatatatacacacacacacacacacacacacacacacacacacacacacacacacacacacacacacacacacacacacacacacacacacttggggtcGCACTGAACAGTTGAAAGTGCTGAATGGGGTCATGCTAGGAAAAGCTTGGGAACCCCTGATCTAGAACATCATgtatatcagtggaggtgtcaagactacactcagcacacacacaatgaacagaaactaaaggaagaccgccgAAACAAATCGGCTGAGGGAACACAATCGCTCTGCAGACgccatgatgcgtaggcaggaactgtTGACTATTTTAATCATGGAGTCGTCTAAGgggcaaaagaggtgccagttagtcacttagtATCGACAGATAAATAGTTACGCGCTCCGTTCAATTTCCAGAGAGCTTCTTGCTCTCCAGCATTAGCGTCATGCTCGCCGCCCACGTCAGAAAAAATAATATGACGCCAGCAGCATCGGGGTCATTAAGGGGTTAACCTTTTCGATGATAAACACACACCCACGGCATCTGGTGAGTACAGTGAAAGTGGTTAAAAGGGATGATTTAAATGGACTGGGGGAAACAGCTTTCTCAAGCCATCCTACAGAACTCAGCCAGGAGGAGACTGACTTCAACATCAGCAGCAAAACTATCATTGCCGTTGCCAAGACTCTAAAGAAACCAACGGTGTCAACCCTCTATGCAGACCACTGGTTCTTAAGTATCAGTTTGGAGTACCTCAGAGAACGGTGTGGCTACAGATAGGTGGTCACTGCAAAAACAAACAGGATTGGGGATGCACCACTGCTGTTTGTCAAGGATATGGAGAAGAAGGCTGTATCACAGGTAAAACATGAATTCTGCTCAACAGATGGGAGTCTTGCCATGATAGAAGGACAACAAGATTGTCACTGTCCATTCTTCAGATGCTGGGGTGGAGCCACTGAAAACCGTCTTGTGATATGACAAGCAACATAAAAAGGTGGAGGTCTCCTATCCCAATGTCATCAAGGAGTACTATGTGAAGATGGAGGGGATTGACAAGTCTGATATGTTGACGCATCTATATTTAATTTCCTATGAGGGCAAGACGGTAGTACATGGAGCTGATTGGCTACATCCTGGACCTCCGCATTTGCAACGGATGGCTCATATACAAGAGAGACAACAAAGCTCTGAAGGAAAAGCACATGCCTCTCAAGTTTTTCAGGCTTGGCATTTCAAGATTTGCAAGGTATCATCAGACAAAGACCCTAAAACTGACATGTCTCACCCTGCAGCATGAACCGGCAAGTATCAAAGAGGGGCCAGAAGACCCTGCTGCCACATAACAACCAGCGGTATGACACCAGGGAATGGCACATTGACATCTTTGTGAATAACAGGCAGACCTGCAAGCACTGCTCCAGGAAGAAAGATGTGCACCATTTGCAAGGTGGCTCTGCTTGTCAAATGCAAGGAACTACTCCCTGGCCTTACATGCACTTCCAGGGAGCATGCAGTCCCTTAGCAAATCGCTCACCAAGTCACTCAGAAagtccctcatccttctcttcctgagTCCAGTGGCAATAGTGCCAAGGAAATCATGATGGTTCTTCAGTATACCTCACAAAGACAGTGTCTCGGATCTCATGTAACAGTAAATAAGTGTACATGTATATGTAATGTCCTTTAGTATTTTGTTTTCATGCTTTATACATAAAAGGGGCAATATTTCTTAATATTTAATTTAAAAATTTCCTCTATGTTGTAAGGAAAAATTGGAATTAAaactttttcatacatatttgagATGCATGACATAATCAGGCAAGTGAAGGTCATCAGTGTGTTGAGCACATTATATCagagggtaaagaaaaaatgCAAACTGATACCCATAGAGGGCAGTAAAGCCCAGATGGGACTAACATGGATAAAGGAAGACAGGGCAATAAAGCCCAGACGGGCATAGCGTAGTCACAGGGAGGCTGAGTGGGCCACATCTTTGATGATATTTGCAACAAATGAGTgcacgaaatgaaaaaaaaaaactacagaatTGAAAGTGTCTTAGAAAGACCTCAGTTTTAACGTATTAACCCTGGAATGCAAACATTGGGTGAAATTCACCGCAGCTTTTTGTCTCCCCTCTGTTTGCAAGTGATAAAGAAGGGTACGCAGCTGCCCTTCCACATATTCTCAGTGCCCCATAGCCTCTTGCCGTGAGAGGTAGTGggcattttctttctcccatatTTTGAGTGTTATGTATGATTGCGGTCAACTTCACCCAATGTTTGCACTCAAGCGAGGGGTGGTGACAAATGCAAATATTAGACAAAAATCACCGTAAAGGTAGTGAGGCAACCAGAGTCTCCAAGGACCAACAACAATCGCTGTTGTAGCTATTGTCCTTTGAGCCAATATATACTGTGTTAGGGAATTTAAGGTTTAATCATTGccaaataatgttaatttttgttcttactttcaaaacaaaataaaaatagctTATTTTCTTTGTACGGTGTTCATATTTTGCTTGTATATTTAGTGAGAGTTGTATTTTCATACTTTGATTTTGGATTTGATAAATAgtgattatcttttttttaactttcttaaTATTGGGTTAAATTCACCCATTGTTTGCAGACACGTCACAAAAAATATTGTTTGCATTTAGGGTTAAGAGGGTTTTTTCGTATCCATTATTTCTATGAGTgctcgttaacccggtagcagcggggatcatgtttcttaatggtccctcttagcgagaaaaatgagaagaaatcaccactcacacaaaccatttcagaatacatatcaaagcatttgtgatcagattatgtatcatctattttggggggttatatcatggcacaaatttggcccgtcgctgctacacggtaaagccaaaaatttggcccgtcgctgctaccgggttaaagggtaACACCCACGATTATCACACACTTCTTTTTTATGCCAATTCTCAAACCAAGTCTTCCTTATTTCTCATAACCTGGAGAACTTCATGctccatctccacttttctttctctttcctgttcttcAAAAATTTCTTTGAAACtacctttttcctattccttttcatttttacatAGGTTTATTTCTACAGCAACTATTTTCCTAGTCTTAATTTCTACGTTCATTTCGCCATCATTACTGCCCCCAACCCTTATTGATACTTCTTCCTTGACCATTGCCTTTATCTTGTCATCAATGTTGTCATCTCAGGTACTTCcctttttcagtttttcattttcttcccttagtTTTCTGACTTCTTCCCCCCCTGGCAACTAGTTCCTTCTTCAAATCATTGATGATGtcaacaaatgtgtgtgtgtttgttttctatttcatcttaaGAATAATATCTATAAGAAATAATTGTTTTCATCTTGAGTGTGCGCCCCACAGCCTCATCTAGTTTGGGGAATCAGTTATTGACAATaatgattattttgtttatttcagggtttgaagacagagacagaaagctTAGTGGAGGAGACAAGTGCTGCCCTCATTAAGTTGGCGCTCCTATTGGCGCAGGAGGTGGCCAGGATAGCTCTGCTTACTCCCCTCCCGTTGCCTGACCCATCCTTCCTCAAGCCAGGTAAAACTAATATGCAGAGTGTTAATTATGCTACAAAGTGAATTAAATTATCATTGTAGTACAAAACTAGAAGGCATGATTTTTTTCTgacaggctcttcgtctcatcagctttcctcctcctactgatagtcttctacctcttaaatttcttcgcgatgttgcttctctttctatcttctatcaatatttccacgctgactgctcttctgaacttgctaactgcaagcctccccccctcccgcggccccgctgcacacgactttctactgatgctcatccctatactgtccaaaccccttatgcaagagttaaccagcatcttcactcttttatccctcacgctggtaaactctggaacaatcttccttcatctgtatttcctcctgcctacgacttgaactctttcaagagaagggtatcaggacacctctcctcccgaaattgacctctctttcggccacctcttttgattcttttttaggagcagcaagtagcgtgcttttttatattattgtttcctttttttgtgtgctcttgagctgtctcctttgttgtaaaaaaaaagaaaaaaaaaaaaagtttttcctTACTTGGAAAAAATTGTTGCAAAAAATAGTGTATGCAAGTGGATGGAGCCTGAATTTTATTATAAACAAGATGTCGATAATGTTATTATTGCCTTATGTTTACAATAAAGTGTAGACTTTAATGTAACaattaataattattttttcactATCAGGACCCATTAGTAGAAAACTCATTGATGGTCTGAAGAGTGGCTTGGAGTGTTTGATAAAGGAGTGtgaagaaacagcagccaagggCACCAGCAGACTTAGAGGAGACAGGTGGGTCATGAAAAGGAGGAAGTCTTAGTCACGTTATTTCAAATACTTAGTAACGTTTGAATAGTACGAAGAGTCAAGTGAATCACGAATATTAAACTTGGTCAATATGAAGCATAAATGGGTAGCTTGGTTTTGTAACCAGGTTATCAGCTGAAATACTTACCCATACCTGGTAATCTCTTTTCAATCCATCTAGCTTTGTCTAATCTACCATAACCTTATCCAATGTAATCTGATGTAATCTAACTTACAGGCAGACCAGTTCTatgtttcacctttttttttctcatcttgcATACCTTATTATTAATAGGCTAAAGTAATCCCAAGACAAAGGAGCAAAAACCTGATGTTCAGGGTGACAGTAGACTGATAACTCTTACAAAGAGGCTGCTGCAAGTAAGGTACAAATTCTTCCCCTTACAAGCTGaccatttttcctattttatcaGTATCACTCCACTGTAACTTTACCTGTATTGTTTCAGGTCTCTGAACTCCAATCCACTTGTCACTGCTACTCTCTCTGCAGCAAATGACATTGCTGATTTTCTCAAGAAGTATGCAGAGCTGGCAGTAAGTTACCAACACAAATACAACTTAAGAGTCAGGCTTAGTATATAGACAATGAGTTTTCTTTATAGAATAAAAAATCCTATGccttcggaaaaaaaaaaattggaaaagctgaaaatatacttCAGTGATTTATTTATTGGCAGATCTTCTTCCACTACTGTTTTCAATATCAGTATTGTAATActttgtttaaaaaaatcacTAAACTACAGTAATTCAAGATTTCTTTTCATAATAATGCCATTTCcataactgataaaaaaaaaaaaatatggctctaaattattatttttatgatctTTCAGTCATATAGGAGTCTGGGAACAAGTGGTGACTATTTCACTCTCTTCTGAAGGAAATTTTTCCTGTTGCTATGATGTTTGGTTGAGTAGCAGCAAGTTTGATGTAATTGTTGGTAATCATGTACTGTTTGCAGATCTTGTATTCCTTCTTAAAAACAGTGTGCTTATTGTTTTATACAATCTTTCTTATTCCATTGAAGGTGACCATTGAGCATGAGCCGATATTCTCCTCAAAGGATCAAAAGTTCAAGTTAGTGAGGTGGATGGATTGCATAGAGTCTGTGGCAGAAACCCTAAGTCACCTAAATGCAGCCCTCATGGATGTTGTCAATCATACCAAGTTGTCCCAGGAAGGTAAGCTGAACTGAACATTTTAGATTTCCTCATCACAGACCAACGAACATTTTGCATACACTTAGCTGCTTAAAAATAGTATGAAGTTGGATTATTGTGACCTTTGATTGCTCGGCACTTATACACTTGCATAGATAAGTTTGGGAGTATGAAGTCTGTTTCTTGGAATACAAACAACAATTTACCTTTCACAGGGAATATCCATGCAGATTCTACTGTGAGCACCAGAGAGTTGTTGAAAAGATTGAAAGAATTACTGGGATTTGCTGGGATTGGTCTTCCTTCGGTGGGTGGAagttctcttcacctcctccctgaACCAAGAAACAACTCTGAATTCGTGGATGAACTCCATAAGGAAGGTGTTCATGCCATTAAAGCAATTGAAAAATTAGAAGCTTTATTCATAGGTCAGAGCCAAAGTCTTGACTCCAGCACAGAGACTCCTATTAAATACAAGGAAAAGATCCTTACCCAGTGGCCAAAAAACAGTGATGAGTTCCAGATGTATCTGAAGCAAAATTCACAGCCAAGAAATTCACCATCCAAGAATTCTTTTCAATCCTCCATACACAGGGAtgacaagggaaaaaaagtaaggttTAATGTAAGTCATACATCATCTGTATCATATCAAGACTCCCACCAAAACTAAACTACTCAAGTCATTTACTGTAAGTACCGCAGTTCTTCGGACAGATTAAGTAACATTTCTTATTTATAAAACCATTAGCTGAATAGGAAAGTGTTTTAACATATCTTATTTTAACCTTTATTCATATATACATGCTATTAGGAAATGGTTTTGACAGGTCTTACCCAATTTTCATCAGAATATTAAAAATAGACAACACAGTATTTAACGTTTTCTCCCAACATACAAAACTAATTTTGCATCTACATCTCAATAGGAACATTTTGAGTCTTCTGCAGAGAGAATGAAAGGTGTATTTTCCTGATAGATCATCTCACAGGTTGCCTTGGATTAGAGCTCTGATTGGTTCCTCCATGTCTGCCTCTTAGCTGCCATGATGATTAGCCTGGGCCCTATACGTGAGGCAAAATAATCgctctgttgttgttggttgcaTCCTTTGTAATAATGTTCATAACTGTTACTTAAGCAGATGCAGCTAACCACAGAGATGGATTCATCCACCCTCACACATTGTGGTGGCTGGCAGACAGATGCATAAGAGCTGTCGGTGAGCTCTATGACAAGGTAATCGGTGAGAAGATACATGAGTAGCTGTCTGTGCGCTGTCACATTCTCTGAAGAAAACTGTCAAAACTTTAGATGAAATATGGCACAACATCCTGTGTTTCCCTCCACTACTCATACTACCcatatcgatctatctatctggatattatgagagagagagagagagagagagagaatatatatatatatatatatatatatatatatatatatatatatatatatatatatatatatatatatatatatatatatatatatatatatatatatatatatatatatatatatatataatttctctcATTCTTACTTTGTAAAAGTTTTTATCTTTGCACAACAGGCTTGGGTCTATACTCACAATAGGACATGGTTGAATTGAACAGCCCATTAAGTAAATCATGAAAATTGGTTACTGTCATTTTGTATTACTGATTTGAAGTTTTATCAATTGTATATTTACAATAGTTTTAAGATGGTATGAGTTAAATATTAATGTTGTCAATACTATTTATAATCACTGTCATTATGTGAGCACTCGATTGACCTTTTCTGTCGCTATCCATGGTCTAGGGCAGTGGTTCCCATCCAGGGTTCCTCAGACCATCATCAGGGTTTCTGCAAGAAATTGTGATGGTGATCTCAATCCACACAGCTCAAAAAAGAAATGGCCTGAATCTTCCCTTCAGCTAGCCagccagtatatatatatatatatatatatatatatatatatatatatatatatatatatatatatatatatatatatatatatatatatatatatatatatatatatatatatatatatatatatatatatatatatatatatatatatatatatatatatatattataatacctTTATTAGTCCAGGAACCCAAAGagaatccaataaaaaaaaaaaaaaaatctggtgtTCAGCTGAGTCTGGTGGTTGCTGGACATATACCTGGCCAAGTTCAAGTGTCAAAACAAATGTCAGGCCATACATCAGATTTCTTCCCTGGGTCAATGTCTAAAATGCTTACATTTTCATGTAAATATAGCATGTTCTGGTATAAAGTTTATAAATAATTTGtattattataatatttttgggcaactagagaggtgaggaagaaaatggCCTTGAGTTATTAGGTAGAAAACATCTCACCTGCATCCACAAGTTATTTGTTATTTTAGTGTTGATTTTTTACATAAAAGTTGAAGCTAAAGATTCCCTACCAAAGTGTGGCCACAAGTGGATTGCCAGAGTTAATGTAGACAGAATAAATGTTACTCAAGTAAAATGTTTATCTTCTCACATTGTGGATTGAATATAATTGTATTGACAAGTCCTAAAGCATTTTTGATTCTTCAATAGAGGAGGATGTAATGGGCTGTGTTATTTGTAAGATAGTTTTAGTTACACACTCAGCCCTCTGCACTTGCAGGGATAATGAGAGTGAAAATGAAAATCATGAATATTTACAGCCACCCCCTTACACTCACATTTATTTCACTATTACTATAATACTGTTAATACACATGCACATACACAAAgatcattcttattcttttttatttactgcaTAATTCAAAAGAACTGTAaataccatcacacacacacacacacacaaaaaaaaaaaaaaaaaaaaaaaatgctggtaTTCTCCTGTAATTAATTTATTTTCACCCCAAAAATGTGAATAATCAAATCTGCAAGTCAAATTAGCAAATGTGGAGGACTGATTCGTGAATTCTGACCAACTCGACTTTCACAAGTTTCCCACTTGATTTTTGTTTGTAGTGCCAAAATTTTGATACTGCTGCATTTTCTCATCATGATTTCTCATAGGATTCTTACAGACAGCAGTCCACAGGAACTtcagttaaaaaaataaattgtgTCCATACACTTCTGATCCACCTGTTGCCTCATGTGTCCATGTGCAACAGTGAACATAGTAATCGTGCTAAGAAGAATCCATTTTATGTGACTGTTACCTCATGTAAGACAAGCTCAGGCAGGTTTATATTTTTAGCTAAAATTTGGATCTCCACATTTTCTTGCTCTGGAACTAATATTGGTGTTGCTTTTCATGTTTTGAATGTCAAGGCATCTTATTACTGATTGGCCATTTTCATCTAGCACAACTGTTTATACGTCCACACAGCCCATACTGATGCAATACAAGGGATGTGAGTGCAAGTAtcttattttatgcaaatttcaaATAAGGGAATTTGTTTTAACGTCATGTTGCAAAACCAGTATACTTTTTTAAATTACATCATTTCTTTAGAATAATGTGCTGTGATCCAAATCAAAATTCCCAGCAGGAAGTTAGTTCTCAAGAGTGGCTGCCAAATTCCAGGCAtttttcctgacacacacacacacacacacacacacgtttatagtaaacatacatacattcacagaTGTGTTTACTATCAGTGCATGGCTGGGCTAATGACCAAGACAAAGACTGAAAAGGGAAGGTGCTGTAATGGCACCACACTTGTACCTAACATATCATTTTAACTAAAATAAGCTAgagaaatat containing:
- the LOC126990627 gene encoding uncharacterized protein LOC126990627; translation: MWGHKEVMGSVGSLRYPQLRPGELSQEETDFNISSKTIIAVAKTLKKPTVSTLYADHWFLSISLEYLRERMNRQVSKRGQKTLLPHNNQRYDTREWHIDIFVNNRQTCKHCSRKKDGLKTETESLVEETSAALIKLALLLAQEVARIALLTPLPLPDPSFLKPGPISRKLIDGLKSGLECLIKECEETAAKGTSRLRGDRSLNSNPLVTATLSAANDIADFLKKYAELAVTIEHEPIFSSKDQKFKLVRWMDCIESVAETLSHLNAALMDVVNHTKLSQEGNIHADSTVSTRELLKRLKELLGFAGIGLPSVGGSSLHLLPEPRNNSEFVDELHKEGVHAIKAIEKLEALFIGQSQSLDSSTETPIKYKEKILTQWPKNSDEFQMYLKQNSQPRNSPSKNSFQSSIHRDDKGKKVRFNVSHTSSVSYQDSHQN